AGAAAGAATACCTTATCTGATCTTGTATTAGCAGATTGAATGAGGTTTAGCTGGCACATATTATGAATTTACATATTCACTCAAGCTTCTTAATAATATGATAACCAAATTTTGTTTTTACAACAGGAGATATTTCGCCTTTCTGTAGTGAAAATGCAGCTTTCTCAAATTCTTTAACCATCTGTCCTCTACTAAAAGTTCCAAGATCGCCTCCCCGTTTTTTTGATGGGCAAAGTGAAACTTCTTTTGCAATATTTGCGAACTTATCTCCTTTTTTTAATCTTTCAAGAATATTTTGAGCTTCTTTCTCATTTTTTACTAAAATGTGGGCACAATGAACTTGATTTGACATAAGGATTTGATTGCGTAACATAGTTAATAATAGTTATCCTGCAATCAATCCAATTTCCTTTGAAATTTTTTAAAGTATATGATAAGTTATTATTAGCGTGGTAGGACTTGTTTGATTGGTTACCACAAAATCCAATATTTGCCATATTCATTTGGTCTATTTTGGAATCCGCAATTTTACCTATCCCTGCTGAATTAATAATAATTCCATATACTGCAGTTTCAAACATCAATCCACTCTTAATTGCGATAGTAGGATCTGTTGGTAGTTTAATAGGTGCCATTATAGCTTATTATATCGGATTGAAGGGTATTGATAAATTAAGTAAAATTCTTGGTAAAGATCTAAGGAGTATGGCCACAGGATTCATACAAAAATACAAGAGATTCGGAAAATATGGTTTTATGACTGCTCTAGCTTTTGGTAGATTATTTCCTTTAAGCCTTAAACCCTTGATGTTCTATGCTGGGGCTATTCGATTTAAATTGCTTGATTACTCAATAGTTATACTCATTTGTAGTTTTATTAGATACTTTATTGCTGCATCAATAGGAGAGAGCATCACAAATTTATTGATATCATTGGGGTAAAAGAGATGAGGTTTGCCATTATCATTCCTGCATACAATGAAGAAAAGCATATTCGCGAGGTAGTTAGACAGTCAGTTAAATTTGGCAAAACAATAGTTGTCGATGATGGCAGTACTGACGCTACAGCTTCAGAAGCTTCTAAAGGTGGTTCAATAGTTCTAAAGAATTCTACCAACCGAGGTAAATGGTCAGCTCTTAAAATTGGGTTTAATTATGCTTTTGATAATCTTAATGCGGAAGCAATTATTCAACTTGATGGGGATGGTCAACATGATCCCAGTGACATTCCGAAATTTATTCAAGCTTTAGAATCAGGGGCCATGATTGTTGCCGGCCAAAGAAAATTTGACCCTTCTAGAATGCCGATAGTTAGGATTATTTCAAATTCTATATCTTCCTTTGTTATTATGGTACTCTTCTGGGTTTGGGTACCTGACACACAATGTGGTTATCGAGCTTATAGTAAAAAAGCACTAAAAACCATAATGTCCTCATTTAAAAGTAAAGGCTATGAAGGCGAAACTGAGATAATCATACTAGCAAGAATAAATCGTCTTAAAATTAAAAAAGTAGGAATTCAAACAGTTTACAACGAAGAAGAGTCAAATGTTTCGCCTCTTCGAGATATAAGAAGATTTACATTTACAACTGCTAAAATGAGAATCTCATATATAAGACGCCAGATGACTATCAGATATTTGCGATATAAATTTAGCATCTTGAAAAAACATTTTCTTAGCAGAAGATAAATTAGAAAATAAAATTCTGAAAAAGGATCGATTTTACGACAGCTATTGTTTTTATAGCCTTGAATTAATATCTATTTGAAGTCTGAGGGAATATTATGAAAGCTCCTCCTGAAAGATTGGGATCATTCTATTTAGGTGCAGAATACGACTTAAAGCTAAATGAAATTCTTAAAAATCAAATAAATTATGATGCACGTGATTTGACCACTCATGCAGTCTGTGTCGGAATGACTGGAAGTGGTAAAACAGGTTTATGTGTTGGCCTTTTAGAAGAAGCTGCTTTGGATAGCGTCCCAGCTATTTTGATTGATCCAAAAGGTGACATCACCAATATGCTTCTTCAGTTCCCTAAATTGAAACCAGAAGATTTCTTACCATGGATTAATCCGGACGATGCAAGGCGTAAAAATAAAACTAAAGAGCAATATTCAGAATATATTGCTAATTTATGGCAAAACGGTCTTAAAAAATGGGGTATTGAACCTAAGCGAATTCAAGCTTTAAAAGAATCTGCTGATTTTACTATTTATACTCCTGGATCAAATTCAGGAATACCTATAAGTATTCTGGGAAGCTTAGCGGCCCCTGTTCTAGATTTTGATGATCACGCTGAGATTGTTAGAGAAAGGATCAACGGTACTGTAGCTGCTCTAATGGAATTGGCTGGGATAGATGCGGATCCCGTTAGGAGCCGAGAAGCAATTTTGCTTTCCAATATTTTTGAACACTTCTGGCGTAAGAATGAAGATCTTGACCTGACCAAGCTTATTATGTCGATTCAAAATCCGCCTGTTAGACAATTAGGTGTTTTTGATGTAGATACATTCTATCCTGAAAAAGATAGGTTTGAGTTAGCGATGGCTTTCAATAATCTGGTTGCCTCATCTAGTTTTCAAAGTTGGTTGCAAGGAGATCCTTTAAATGTTGAAAATCTGCTTTACACTGAAGAAGGGAAGCCAAGGCATAGTATTTTCTACATTGCACACCTTTCTGATCGAGAGCGAATGTTTTTTGTTACATTATTACTCGAAAATATGGTTACATGGATTAGAAAGCAAAGTGGCACCACAAGTTTACGAGCATTGCTTTATTTTGATGAAGTATTCGGATTCTTCCCACCTGTTGCTGAGCCACCTTCGAAACGACCTTTGCTAACATTAATAAAACAAGCAAGAGCTTTCGGTTTGGGTGTGATATTGGTAACACAGAATCCAGTTGATATTGACTATAAAGGTTTAACAAATGCAGGTACATGGTTTATCGGCAAGCTTCAAACAGAGCGCGATAAAGATCGTGTCCTAAATGGGTTAAAAGGTGCCATCTCTGAAGCAGGTGGCAGTCGTAAGAAAGTAGATTACGACACACTTATCAGTAAACTCAAAAGTCGAGTCTTCCTTATGCACAATGTCCACGAAGATAAACCAGTAACTTTCCACACGAGATGGGTTATGTGTTACTTACGTGGGCCTCTGACTAGACCACAAGTTAAAAAATTGATGAAAGGTAAGAAAGAGATCATATCAAGAATTGAAGAGAAATATGTCAAGACTCCAACTATAACCTCAAAAGTTCAAAAATCTGAAATTGCTTTGCAGGAATCTGGAATTCTAACAATTCCACCTGCTTTGGAACCATCTATAACCCAAGTTTATGTGCCTATAAAATTTAATGAAAAGGAAGCAATAAATCAACTATCGCAGCAACTTGGAAGGTCACTAGCTACAAAAAATATGCGATTAATATATCAACCTGCAATTCTAGGCAATGCTGCTATTCGTTTTCTAGATAGAAAACGGAATATAGATGAAAAGATCGAAAAAATAGCTTTTGCATATGTAGATGATAATATATCCGCACTAGATTGGGATAATTCAGAATCTCTGTTAATGGATATTAATGATCTGCTTAGAAACCCTCAAGAAATTGAGAAAAAATATGGGCCATTTTATTTACCTGTCCCAGAAAATGCCAATAGTGCTAAAGAAATCGAAAATATGGGTAAAGAATTGGTTAACTGGTTGTACTCTAGTAGTTCCTTAGAGTTGAGAATTCATCCTGACTTGAAGATATTCCAGAGGCCTGGTGAAAGCGAACGTGAATTTACAATTAGATTACAGCAAGCCGCAAGGGAACATCGCGATGCAGAGGTGGACAATCTTGAGAAGAAATATGAAAAGCAACTCGATAAATTAGAAGATAAACTTCGAAAATTGGATAGGGAATTATCTACTCGTGAAGCTGATTATGAAGGAAGAAAAAGAGAAGAATTGCTAGGCACTGGTGGAACAGTTCTTGGCTATTTTCTTGGTAAAAGAAGTACAAGTAGCCTTGGTACTATTGCAAGGAGACGACGCATGACATCCAAAGCAAAAATGAAAGTAGAGGAGACCAAGGAAGAGATATCTGAATTAAAAGAGGATATGGTCAATATAGAAATTGAGCTTAAAGAGGCTACAGAGGAGATTACCCATAAATGGATGGAATTCTCCGATGACATAATAAAAGAAAAATTGAAACCAAGAAGAACAGATGTGGATTTACAGTTGGTAGCTTTAGCCTGGTTGCCTTTCTGGAATATGGATTACAAGGATAGAAAAATTACTAAATCTATAGAGGTCCCAGCGTATTCCAAGTAAAAATCAGTAATATCTTAAATTATGAATAATTATATCATGCATACTAATGTAAAAAAAATTCTCTATTATCCTAAAAAATAAAAAAAATAATTTGAAAATTTCTAAGACTTACAATCTACTTCCGCATTCTGAGCAATATTTCATTTTGGATTCGATTGCAGATCCGCATTTTTGACAACGAGGTTGCATGACTTCTGATAATAAGCTTCCTAGAATACCGCCTCCACTACTAGACCTCGAGCTATCCAAACTCTTAAAAAGCATTCCAGCAACATCGTCGATTATCTGGTCATCCCCATCTTGATCAATTAAGGAAGCGATACCCTTAGTACCCACGCCACCTTTATCACGTTTGTTAGTTAATGCGCCTAAAATTAATGGTGCTAACATTACTATTAATTTCATAGCCATGCCTTTATCTATATTAAATCTGTTCGACATCATGTCCGCTGCCTGAACACCCGATTCCCCTAAAAGACCACCTAAGCGAGGATCTGACTTTTTTTCTTTTGCACGCGTTGCTAACTCTTTATCAACATCAGATAGAACGCTAGCTTTACCATATTTATTGAGGATGTGGTTAACTCGATCAGCTCGGGCATTTTGATCAGAACCGCCATGTTGTGACATTTGTTTTTTCAATCCGGCAAGTATCATTGGTGCGACTACCGGTATCATTTGAAGAATAACGTCTTGTTTTATTCCAAGATTTGAAGAGGCTTGTTTGCTAACATCACGTCCGTAGTCTTGTAGAAATTCTTCAACAAAATCTGCCATAAAAACTACTCCTAATTTAAAATTATCTTCTTTAAAATGCCATTTAATAATTCTTAAACTTTTAATAGAATTCTTTTTAATTCAAATAATTACTTACTATTTAAGGAGTGATTTTGATGCTCAAAATAACAAAAAGAGATGGAAGAAGCGAGGATTTTATTTACGAGAAGATAGTCACCAGCGCTGTTAAATCTGGAGCTACGATAGATGTTGCCCGAAACATCGCTAAGCAAATAGAAGGCAGCATTAAGGAAGGCGCTTCAACTAAAGAGATCAAGCAAATGGTTCTTGAAGCTTTAGGAAAAGAGAATCCAGATTGGGAAAATAATTGGCTCACATATGATAGAGCGGTAAAGAAAAGAGAGGAATAGAAAATACCAAAATAGAAACTTTAATCGATTCTTTAATCTAGGTGAACAGCTATTTCAAAAATAAATTTGATAAAGAAGATGAGCTTCAATGGCTGATTCTGCGATAAGTAATGCATTGCGTTTCCTAGATTCTATTCGTGTTGATGATACACGTTCAGAATATTATGAAGTAGCAGAAAAAAACCACTCTGAATATAGAGTATATAATCAGAGTCAATATCTAATATCTATTTTATTCAATCGAATAGGAAGAAAAGATATCGTTCAAGCGATTAGAAGTAAGCACCCGCCCGATGAGCGAGATAATGATCCTAGACGAAGGAAGCATAAAGCATTTGATAGATTTTGCATACTTGAAGGTGATACAGAAAATTTCTATCTTGCAAAGAGGAGAAGCTCATCATATAACGATGAGTTAGCTTTAATAGCTCTGTATTGGCTTGAAAGAGAGAAACCTAAATCTGCAAATAGTTTATGGAAGAAGTTATATTCTAAATATGATCTCAATATTGGTTTTCTGAAGATGGATAAAGCCGACTCAAAGAGAAACCTTTACCCTTTATATAAAGTAGCACTTCTTGGGATTCTTGCAAAAGGAATGAAAAAAATGGACGTTGTTAATAAAATGCAGAATGACCTAAGAAAATGGCAACATCCACTAGGTGGTTGGGTTACTGATCGTACTAAAAAGCTTAGACCAGATGGAGTAGCAAATATAGAAACTACTGTTCTTTGTTCACTAGCTCTAATGCCTGATTGAATTTAATTTTTAATATAGGTTGAATATTATTGACAGCTCGTAATAGAATATTGAGAACAATATTTTTTCTTATAATAGTCATGTGTTTTACTTCTATAATCGGTATTTATGGTAATGAAAACAAGCTAGTATTGAATGTTATAACACCATCTTGCGGAGAGAATTTAGATCCCGGAGAATACATATACTTTCATGGTCAAGTCACTGTTGATGGAGATGGTATTTCTGGAGCATCAGTTGTTGTTCATGTAGTAAGTCCAAAAGGTGGATACCATAACGGAACAAGAATATCTGATTCAAATGGATACTTCAATTATCCTGTTCGTTTAGGAGAAGATGCAATTTTTGGTAGATGGCCAGTCTTAGTAAAAGCAGATTTAGCTGGATATGAGGGGGATTCTAAAGATTGTTATTTGGTAGTGGGCGATGAACAGCTTGAACAGCCGGAAGATACAGAGACACCAGAACAACCTGATCAAATTGAGGAGATAATTGGTGAGGAAACAACTGAAATTATCAATCAAACTGAAATAAAAGAAACAACTCATGTACCAGAGGAAATTCTAGAAACTGAGAAAGAACCAGAGATTTCATTACCAGAATCAGAAATTAGTAAACCATTATTACCGACAATTAATTGGACTATGATCCTAGTAGCATTAATTACCTGTATTACAATAATTACAATAGCAGTTATACATTATAAACACAAAGAAGATAATCCCAAATCCAGAAAGGGTAAAGCTTAACCTGACATCAAGTTTAAACAGGAATTACAAATTAAATCAATTGCAGGACAGATATGTCTAATAATTAATTATTATGTATAATCATAATTATTCTTGAGTTTGGACTTTAATAGACCAAGACTTTAAATTCCAAGGAGTAATTTCAATATAAAAATCACCTGGCCCCTCATAAATGTAATAAATGCGTGTTCGTGCTATACCATAACAAGTCTTCTCGCAAGTTTTCGGAGCAATATAACCCTCACCCTCATAATCTACAGGTATAATATGCATATTGAAACCTACATATTTTGCCCTTTCTAATGCTTCAGCTTCGAATATGACTCGCCAATAATTTGATGATATGTGAAATTCTTCAGTAGATATTGGTTCTTGTGTACCATCTGTCTTAGAAAATTCTTGCATCGTTACCCAATCTTCATCTTGTATTGTTTGAGTTATACTTTCTTGAATTTGTGGAGCGCTTGGTTCTTGTGTTTCATGTTGTAATCGTTTTTCGAACAAGGTTTGTATTGTAATTCCAGAAACAAGCCCTAGTATGAAAACCAATATAATGATTGATATAAGAATTCGATTACCAAATAATTTAGAATCTATTTTCATTTGACCTTTTTAATGGTATAACTATTATTTATAACTTAATGAATTGTTACTCCTCTTTGAACAGTAAAATTCTGAATATGTTCAGCAAATAGTACGGTTTAATGCTCTCGACTTCTAATTTTTTCCAACCAATTATTAAATTCATTATAGAATTCTGTGTTTAATGTCTTTTCTCTTTCACCATGCCATGCTGTTCTCAACTTGAAATAATCCATTCTTTCGTACTCATCATCATGAACAATTTCTTTATGCGGTTTTACAGCATTCTTAGTATCACTTATACCATCCCAATCTTCATTCACAGGAAAGCTCTCTCTTTTTAAAGGCAAATCCCAGGTGGCATCAATTATTACCCATTTTTTATTTATGTATGCTTTGCATGCGATATGATATCCTGTAGACATTTTTTCCGCTAGTTTTCTAATCTTGGGAGGAATATTTGCCTCTAAATCATTCCAATTAAATGGATAGGATACGTATTTAATTGGGATATTTAGTTTCTGATACATTATCCCCAATAGAAAGTGCTTTGGTGAACAAGAACCTCTATTTTTTGTTAAAATTCCAATTGGGCCTTTCACAGGATCTATAAGCTCTGATACTGTAGCATAAGGAATATCTCTAATATTTTCAAATATCTTTATCCTGCTTTTTATTGGACTTGAATTCTCGGTCCATTCTTCGAATTTTTTAAGAATGATACTTTTTACCATTTTTTCCCACAAATTTTCTTAGCGAATTTTCATTTTATTTTTTTTATAACACACGCTAAATTCTTCGTATATCTGTAATTAGAAACATCCATTTTATGTAAATCCTAGCAGGACAAATTGCAATCCGATACTCGCTACATATAATATTGAGAGAGTAATTCCGTCAGAAAGCGTTAGTTTCCTATCAAACATTAATGAGACTGCAAGAATAGTGAGAATACCCGTCCAATAAACTTGGAATCTCAAAAGACCGTTAGGGTTTATTATCATACCGGCTCCATGGAATAAAGTTGCTCCAAATATCATTACTGATATTAGTAGAGTATTGTTCAGAATTTTAGAGCCTAACACATTGGCTACTGAAATTGAGACCCCTCTTTCACCCTTGCTTGCAAGCAACATTACTGAGATTTTTTCAGGCATCTCACCTGCCAAGGGGCTTAGAATTACGGCTATAATCGCAGCTGATACACCTATGCTTCCAGCGAATTGTTCAAGTGAATGGACGAATGGTTCAGCACATAGAAATGTACCCAAAGTTCCAACTAGAAATAACAGAATAGCTTTGATTCCTAAAGTAAAGGTACCCTTTTTTTTATTTGTTGTTATAGGCCTTATACATCTTGTTTCTTGAAAGGCGAATATTAAATATATGATGAAAACTGTTAAGAAGATAAATCCGTCTATGATATCGTAACCGTCAATAAACATCACTACACCAAGAATGGCTGTTAAAATTAAGAAAATTAAATCTAACTTGAAACTTTCGATATTGATCTCTTTAACAGCTTTCTTTGACAAACGGGTTGTTGCAATCAAAATCATTACCGATAATCCCAAACTCATCATCAATATGTTGCTTCCAAGAGCTGAGCCCAAAGCCACCTCATAAAGAGCCATTCTTGCAGCATAGAAAACTATTATTATCTCTGGCAATGTGGTGGCTATACTTAGCAAGGTTCTTCCAACAAACTTCCCACTTAGAAAGTGAGATAAAGATTCAGCTCCGCTTGATAAGAAAAAGCTTGCAACTACTAGGCCTCCTAGCCAAAAGATCATTGAGGTTACAGGTGAACTTACATCCAAAGATCAAGCACCATGTCTTCTTTTTGTTATTGCTATTGACAAACATATTAAAATGAAAGAGATGATTCCAACAATGATGAGATAATTATTGACCAATTGGTTTATTATGAATTCAGTTATGAGATTTATTTTTGCTTCGTTAGAATTGGTGTCTTGAATTGGAAATTCAGTAGGCTGGGGAGTAGGTTGCATATTCTCTGATATAGTTATTGATTCTAAATTCTCGATCTTATATGAAGGAATTTTTATTTTATTGTAATCAAACGATTCTGCAAAAGTCTGCAATTCAAGATGTAAATCATCTGGGCTTTCAACGCCATAATCCCACATATCCTTGCCTTTGAGAATAACGTAATACCCTTCTATTTCATTTTCAGTTTTTATTGGTATAACAGAATTTGAAGAATTGTAATCCATAATAAAATCTCCAGAGGATGGATCTATTAGAATCCATTTTGATGAAACATAAGTTTCAACAAATACATGCCCAGCATAATCAGTTCTTGCACCAGCTTTATATTCCGCAGCCCATGAAATGCTTGCCGTATCCACCATAAGAGAAGGATAGCCCAGGTAGCGAGCTACAGCTGAGAAAATTAGTGCAACATCACTACAACCAGATAATTCTTTTTTATTAAGCAATTTATCAGTTGTGACCTTCCCAATCAATTTACCTCCACCTTTAAACATTTGAAAATCTCTTTGAATCCAAAGATATAGCTCCCTAAGCCCTTCAAAATTTTCAAACTTTTTGAATCTTTCCTCTAACTCCTCTATGATTTCTTGTGAGGAAATAATGGATTGTAAACCAGGAGTTAGATATAATTCAGGATCATCATAGTCTATATTCCATCGATTTTTAGAACAAAAACAGGGATCTATAATTGTGGATCCAATTATCAGTAACGATAAAATCACGACTCTAAGAATCTTACAGTCAAATTCTAGAAAAGCATCGACTTTCAAAGGATTACTCATTATGTTCTCTCATTAAATTGTTTAATTCTTTCATTATAATTAAAAATTAACAATATAGACCTAGGCTGTAATTGGAGTGGAACTTTTAACCTACAAACTTTTTGCTTACTTAATGTTAGGTACTTTATTTTTTATATTATGAATTATGTAGAATAGTTTCTTGTAAGAAATTATGAAGGTTAAAATTAAGATGTCAAAAGATGAAAAAATTGACTTTTCAAGAAGAAGCTTTCTAAAGACTGTTGGTACTGCAGTTGTTGGCTTGGCAGTAGGTGCAGGGGTTGGCTATGGAGTTTATCCAACAATCAATCCATCTGGAGCTGAGAGGACAGTCACTGTAACCACTGGAGAAGGACCAGGAGGAATCACTTCTATTCCAGTTGAAGGTAAGGAGCCCCATGAAAGATTAATGAACGCAATGAAATTTGTGGCTGAAAGAGATGACTTAAAAGGAAAAGATTTTACTCTTATGCATCCTGGAGGAGGTTCAGCATGTTATGCTGCTGTTAAGGAAGAATTTGAGAGTGAGACTGGATTAAGTTTCGTCAATGCTGAGGTTCCTTTAAACGAGATATTTGATAAAGCTATGCTTGAAGCAGTTAGTAAAACTGGCGATTACGATGCATTCAGTCTTCAGCCAATGATGTTAGGGGATATTGCAGAGTCTGGTCTTGTAATTCCACTGGATGATTATATTAAATGGTTTGATAGTCGTTTCCATGGATTGCCCGATGGATACATATATCCTTTGGATTATATAATGGCTGAGTATAAAGGGAAGAAGTATTTAACTCCACAAGATGGAGATGTACAAGCTCTTTATGTACGTACGGATTTGTTAAATGATCCCGCTAATCAAGATAACTTTGAAACGCAGTATGGATATCCACTTAAACCAGCTAACACGATCCAAGAATATTGGAATCATGGTGAGTTCTTCAATAATCCGGATGAAGACTTTTATGGTATAGTAGAGTTCAGAAGTGCAGAAAGATGCTACATGGTGTGGTTCATATATTACACTTCAATGAAATATCCGAATATGCTACCATTTGATGAAAACATGGAACCATTGATAGACAGTGATGAGGGTATTCAAGCTACTGAGGAATTTGTAGAATCCTTAAAGTACATGCCATCGGAAACCCCATCATGGGACTGGCAAGTAGGATATCAGATGTATTCAGGTGGACAAATATTCACATCAATGAACTTTCCCTCCTTATCCAATATGAACAATAATCCTGAAATATCTAAAATAATTGGGAAATGGTCAGCCGAAGTTATTCCAGGTCATAAAGTCAAAGGTCCAGACGATAAAGAGATAATACTTAGAAGAAGTGTACAAGGAGCAGGATGGGGTATACTTGTTAGTGACTATTCAAAGATGAAAGATTTTGCAGCTTTATGGGCTTTATGGTTCACTAGTCCAGAAAAGTCATCCATAGCTGTAAGTTATCCTGCTTCATGGATGGATCCAACAAGATATAATCATGTTGGGCCTAATGCAGATGAGAGAGTCATAAAAGCGAGAGGTCCTATTCTGCAAAACTTTGAACAAAATGCTAGTATATGTGCCCCTGTAGTAAGTGGGATCAGAGGTTGCTTCGAATACAATACAACATTAAGCAGAAACCTACACGCAACGATGTCGGGTACAATGGATCCAACAGAGTGTATGGAAAGAACTGCTGAAGAATGGAATGATATAACTGAGAGAATAGGAAGAGAAAAGCAGGTAGAAGCCTGGAAAGATTTCATGAAAACATATCCAACAACTATAATATAGCTTTGAAAAAACGCAATTTCCGTCATTTTTGGAAGGTGCGTGCTATAGGATATTTGGAATCAATAGCACGCACTACTTTTTAATTTATAAGATATCAACCAAATTCTAGCTCAAGCTAGTATCAAATCCCTTTGTTGTTCATCACTTCATCGATAAAGGCTACTGCGTTCTCTATTGGGACATCATCAAGCAACCCTATTCCTGGCGCTATTATAAATCCGCCTCCTCGACCCATCTTTTTAATGGTTTTTTGTACTATGTACCTTATGGTTTCAGGGGATTCATGTGGCAATAATTCTTGCGTACTAAAACATCCAAAAAACGAAAGCTCGTCACCAACTTTAGTCTTTAACCGTTCAAGGTCCATGATCTCTGGTTGCACAGGGTGTATCGCATCGAACTCCACTTCGATTAAATCGGGTATAATCTCTTTAATATCTCCATCTGAATGTAGAAAAGCATAGAAGCCTAGATTTTTAACTCTATCCACCAAAGTCTTCAAACGCGGTTTTATAAAACGCCTCCAAAGCTTCGGCGATATTAACAAACCATTTTGATGACCATAATCGTCGCTTAACCACAACCCGTCAACTTCTAAATGCTGCAATCTGTCAACAACGGATAGGTCATATTCTAAAATTTCATCAAGTAAATTATTAACGAATCTTGGATGCTTATACATATCAACGATAAGATTTTTCATTCCACGTAGGAAGTTAGCTCTTTCATAAAAATCTCCGATCTTAACAAGCTTGAATAAATCCTGTTTTTTACCAAGCTCCTTTCTCAATTCATCAAGCCTCTTTTGTGGTAAAGGCTCTGGAAATTTATATCCTTCCAGACTTGCTTCAATAAGCGGATGAACCATTGGCATTCCCCTTGTTGTACCAACATTTTCCCATACAACACCGAAAATATCTATATACTTACCTTTAACAACATTTTCTGGAATGTTTTTGACTACACTCGTCCAATAAATATAATTTCTAAGAAATCTATCTACATCTTCAGTTTGATAATGTTGTTTCAGTTTTTCTTCAATTTTTGAAGTATAATTTAGATAATAGGGGATCGGCGTTGATTCTCGATGTTTCAAAGCTGAAATAACAAAATCTCTTTTAGTCATTGTTTACAATTAAATTGTTTGTCTAAATAAATTAAATAATTCGCTCACTAAGAATTCCTGCATATATTTATGATTAGAAATCTTCCCTCAAACTCAATTTTAATATGATGCGTACCAGATTTTCAGATCAACTCTTC
This portion of the Candidatus Bathyarchaeota archaeon genome encodes:
- a CDS encoding glycosyltransferase family 2 protein, whose translation is MRFAIIIPAYNEEKHIREVVRQSVKFGKTIVVDDGSTDATASEASKGGSIVLKNSTNRGKWSALKIGFNYAFDNLNAEAIIQLDGDGQHDPSDIPKFIQALESGAMIVAGQRKFDPSRMPIVRIISNSISSFVIMVLFWVWVPDTQCGYRAYSKKALKTIMSSFKSKGYEGETEIIILARINRLKIKKVGIQTVYNEEESNVSPLRDIRRFTFTTAKMRISYIRRQMTIRYLRYKFSILKKHFLSRR
- a CDS encoding ATP cone domain-containing protein encodes the protein MLKITKRDGRSEDFIYEKIVTSAVKSGATIDVARNIAKQIEGSIKEGASTKEIKQMVLEALGKENPDWENNWLTYDRAVKKREE
- a CDS encoding type IV secretion system DNA-binding domain-containing protein → MKAPPERLGSFYLGAEYDLKLNEILKNQINYDARDLTTHAVCVGMTGSGKTGLCVGLLEEAALDSVPAILIDPKGDITNMLLQFPKLKPEDFLPWINPDDARRKNKTKEQYSEYIANLWQNGLKKWGIEPKRIQALKESADFTIYTPGSNSGIPISILGSLAAPVLDFDDHAEIVRERINGTVAALMELAGIDADPVRSREAILLSNIFEHFWRKNEDLDLTKLIMSIQNPPVRQLGVFDVDTFYPEKDRFELAMAFNNLVASSSFQSWLQGDPLNVENLLYTEEGKPRHSIFYIAHLSDRERMFFVTLLLENMVTWIRKQSGTTSLRALLYFDEVFGFFPPVAEPPSKRPLLTLIKQARAFGLGVILVTQNPVDIDYKGLTNAGTWFIGKLQTERDKDRVLNGLKGAISEAGGSRKKVDYDTLISKLKSRVFLMHNVHEDKPVTFHTRWVMCYLRGPLTRPQVKKLMKGKKEIISRIEEKYVKTPTITSKVQKSEIALQESGILTIPPALEPSITQVYVPIKFNEKEAINQLSQQLGRSLATKNMRLIYQPAILGNAAIRFLDRKRNIDEKIEKIAFAYVDDNISALDWDNSESLLMDINDLLRNPQEIEKKYGPFYLPVPENANSAKEIENMGKELVNWLYSSSSLELRIHPDLKIFQRPGESEREFTIRLQQAAREHRDAEVDNLEKKYEKQLDKLEDKLRKLDRELSTREADYEGRKREELLGTGGTVLGYFLGKRSTSSLGTIARRRRMTSKAKMKVEETKEEISELKEDMVNIEIELKEATEEITHKWMEFSDDIIKEKLKPRRTDVDLQLVALAWLPFWNMDYKDRKITKSIEVPAYSK
- a CDS encoding transglutaminase domain-containing protein, whose protein sequence is MSNPLKVDAFLEFDCKILRVVILSLLIIGSTIIDPCFCSKNRWNIDYDDPELYLTPGLQSIISSQEIIEELEERFKKFENFEGLRELYLWIQRDFQMFKGGGKLIGKVTTDKLLNKKELSGCSDVALIFSAVARYLGYPSLMVDTASISWAAEYKAGARTDYAGHVFVETYVSSKWILIDPSSGDFIMDYNSSNSVIPIKTENEIEGYYVILKGKDMWDYGVESPDDLHLELQTFAESFDYNKIKIPSYKIENLESITISENMQPTPQPTEFPIQDTNSNEAKINLITEFIINQLVNNYLIIVGIISFILICLSIAITKRRHGA
- a CDS encoding peptidylprolyl isomerase; translated protein: MSNQVHCAHILVKNEKEAQNILERLKKGDKFANIAKEVSLCPSKKRGGDLGTFSRGQMVKEFEKAAFSLQKGEISPVVKTKFGYHIIKKLE
- a CDS encoding VTT domain-containing protein, with product MFDWLPQNPIFAIFIWSILESAILPIPAELIIIPYTAVSNINPLLIAIVGSVGSLIGAIIAYYIGLKGIDKLSKILGKDLRSMATGFIQKYKRFGKYGFMTALAFGRLFPLSLKPLMFYAGAIRFKLLDYSIVILICSFIRYFIAASIGESITNLLISLG
- a CDS encoding DUF937 domain-containing protein: MADFVEEFLQDYGRDVSKQASSNLGIKQDVILQMIPVVAPMILAGLKKQMSQHGGSDQNARADRVNHILNKYGKASVLSDVDKELATRAKEKKSDPRLGGLLGESGVQAADMMSNRFNIDKGMAMKLIVMLAPLILGALTNKRDKGGVGTKGIASLIDQDGDDQIIDDVAGMLFKSLDSSRSSSGGGILGSLLSEVMQPRCQKCGSAIESKMKYCSECGSRL